Proteins found in one Wenzhouxiangella sp. XN201 genomic segment:
- the ftsL gene encoding cell division protein FtsL, whose translation MIRWLLLLLLTAAVLASAIGVVVLRHESRQLFVALQESESARDATRVEWSRLQLEQAWLADAGRVERQAREQLDMKAPDDTRILVTSP comes from the coding sequence ATGATCCGCTGGCTGCTGCTGTTGTTGCTGACTGCGGCTGTTCTGGCCAGTGCCATTGGCGTGGTCGTGCTGCGCCACGAATCGCGGCAGCTGTTCGTCGCCCTGCAGGAATCCGAATCTGCACGCGATGCCACCCGGGTCGAGTGGAGCCGGCTCCAGCTCGAGCAGGCCTGGCTGGCCGATGCCGGCCGCGTCGAGCGCCAGGCGCGCGAACAACTCGACATGAAGGCTCCCGATGACACCCGCATCCTGGTGACTTCGCCATGA
- a CDS encoding penicillin-binding transpeptidase domain-containing protein, with the protein MTGQRATSGGTMRVWVTAGLMLLAAVTLVARAVNLQVMEAEFLQSQGEARYLREMAIPTVRGSILDRNGEPLAVSTPVESVWAHPGELLQAADRISMLASLLEADAEDLERRLTQRADREFVWLRRQINPGLAERIRELEIPGVFLQREYRRFYPTGEVTAQLLGFTNIDDIGQEGLELAYNDWLRGEPGTKRVIKDRLGRVVQNVELVREAKPGRDLKLTIDRRLQYLAFRDLKATVMEYGARSGSVVVLDVDTGEILAMVNYPSYNPNSSARMASEGLRNRALTDVLEPGSVMKPFAVAAALEAGIASPDMIVDTSPGTLTVSGHTIRDVRNFGELTVEGLLTKSSNVGVVDLVLSMDARHLWSIYSRFGFGSVSGTGFPGESAGVLRDYERWRKLEQATLAYGYGLSVTPLQLARAMAAIADEGRLRQPTFIAGSDNPPHSVLDPELARQLAVMLETVTGPEGSGRAAGVEGYRVAGKTGTSRKAAAGGYGDRYIASFAGFAPVSDPALVAVAVINDPGGERYYGGQVAAPLFASVMEAGLRLFNVPPDDPGLLMARVEEEAHD; encoded by the coding sequence ATGACAGGTCAACGAGCGACATCCGGCGGCACCATGCGGGTCTGGGTCACGGCCGGGCTGATGCTGCTCGCTGCCGTCACCCTGGTCGCCCGCGCGGTCAACCTGCAGGTGATGGAGGCGGAGTTTCTGCAAAGCCAGGGCGAGGCGCGCTACCTGCGCGAAATGGCCATTCCCACTGTTCGCGGCAGCATTCTTGACCGCAACGGCGAGCCGCTCGCCGTCTCCACCCCGGTCGAGTCGGTCTGGGCCCATCCGGGCGAGCTGTTGCAGGCAGCCGATCGCATCTCCATGCTCGCCAGCCTGCTCGAGGCCGATGCCGAAGATCTGGAACGCCGGCTGACCCAGCGTGCCGATCGCGAGTTCGTCTGGCTGCGCCGCCAGATCAATCCGGGCCTGGCCGAACGCATTCGTGAACTCGAGATTCCCGGTGTGTTTCTTCAGCGCGAGTACCGGCGCTTTTATCCGACCGGTGAAGTCACTGCCCAGCTGCTCGGCTTTACCAACATTGACGATATCGGCCAGGAAGGTCTGGAATTGGCCTATAACGACTGGCTGCGCGGCGAGCCCGGCACCAAGCGCGTCATCAAGGATCGACTCGGCCGGGTCGTGCAGAACGTCGAACTGGTGCGCGAGGCGAAACCGGGTCGGGATCTGAAGTTGACCATCGACCGACGCCTGCAGTACCTGGCGTTTCGCGACCTCAAGGCCACGGTGATGGAGTACGGTGCGCGCTCCGGCTCGGTGGTTGTGCTCGACGTGGACACCGGCGAGATCCTCGCCATGGTCAACTACCCGTCCTACAACCCCAACAGCAGCGCGCGCATGGCCTCGGAAGGCCTGCGCAACCGCGCGCTGACCGATGTGCTCGAACCGGGCTCGGTAATGAAGCCCTTTGCCGTGGCGGCGGCCCTGGAAGCCGGTATCGCCAGCCCGGACATGATCGTGGATACCTCGCCCGGCACACTGACCGTCTCGGGCCACACCATTCGCGACGTTCGCAACTTTGGTGAACTGACCGTCGAGGGCCTCCTGACCAAGTCGTCGAATGTCGGTGTCGTCGACCTGGTGCTGTCGATGGACGCCCGGCATTTATGGAGTATCTACTCGCGCTTTGGCTTCGGATCGGTTTCCGGCACAGGATTTCCGGGCGAGTCGGCCGGCGTGCTGCGCGACTACGAGCGCTGGCGCAAGCTCGAGCAGGCCACCTTGGCTTATGGCTACGGGCTCTCGGTGACCCCGCTGCAGCTGGCCCGGGCCATGGCGGCGATTGCCGACGAGGGTCGGTTGCGCCAGCCGACTTTCATCGCCGGCAGTGACAATCCGCCGCATTCGGTTCTCGACCCGGAACTTGCGCGCCAGCTTGCCGTCATGCTCGAAACAGTCACCGGTCCGGAAGGCTCCGGCCGGGCGGCGGGCGTCGAAGGCTACCGCGTGGCCGGCAAGACAGGCACTTCGCGCAAGGCGGCGGCTGGCGGCTACGGCGATCGATACATCGCCAGCTTTGCCGGTTTCGCGCCGGTTTCCGATCCGGCCCTGGTGGCGGTCGCGGTGATCAACGACCCGGGCGGTGAACGCTACTACGGCGGGCAGGTCGCCGCCCCGTTGTTTGCCAGCGTGATGGAAGCTGGTCTGCGCCTGTTCAACGTGCCGCCCGACGATCCCGGACTGCTGATGGCACGGGTGGAGGAAGAAGCCCATGACTGA
- a CDS encoding UDP-N-acetylmuramoyl-L-alanyl-D-glutamate--2,6-diaminopimelate ligase: MTERWLSLNELLDGQGAAIGESDIRVCGLALDSRRLQPGDAFVALAGASQHGMAYVYEARQRGAAVVIHDGQRELPEDLGLPAVSVPELGSRLASLAARMWGEDVDRLDLVAVTGTNGKSSVAWLLAQALDGAMIGTLGWGRPARLEPASHTTPDVFSVYRLLASLSGQGVERVVMEASSHALDQGRLEGLCFASVIFTNLGHDHLDYHADRAAYAAAKARLFRDFDSGRQIVNLDDEFGAELAGELAGREHLISYSLTSGSGSDVSARVIAADRDGLALAFQLGECRFEARSRLIGRVNAWNLLIVAAELQARGLDGDEIARRLSALEPVPGRMEPVRSPGGPLAIVDYAHTPDALENALISARELTDEALWCVFGCGGDRDREKRPRMGRVAERLADHIVLTDDNPRHEDGLAIIRAIQAGMEKPQRSIVFRDRARAIAHALDHAGDGDVVLVAGKGHETEQVIGDRRLPFDDRQCVREKLEVAA, from the coding sequence ATGACTGAGCGCTGGCTTTCGCTGAACGAATTGCTTGACGGTCAGGGTGCCGCGATCGGAGAGTCGGATATTCGCGTGTGCGGCCTGGCCCTCGACTCGCGTCGATTGCAACCGGGCGATGCTTTCGTCGCACTTGCCGGCGCCAGTCAGCACGGCATGGCTTACGTCTACGAGGCCCGCCAGCGCGGCGCCGCAGTCGTCATACATGATGGCCAACGCGAACTGCCCGAAGATCTGGGTCTTCCGGCCGTGAGTGTGCCGGAACTGGGCTCGCGGCTCGCCTCGTTGGCGGCTCGGATGTGGGGTGAGGACGTCGATCGGCTCGACCTGGTTGCGGTGACCGGAACCAATGGCAAGAGTTCGGTGGCCTGGCTGTTGGCCCAGGCCCTCGACGGCGCCATGATCGGCACGCTTGGCTGGGGTCGCCCGGCCCGGCTGGAGCCGGCCAGCCACACCACGCCCGACGTATTCAGCGTCTATCGCCTGCTGGCGAGCTTGTCCGGGCAGGGCGTCGAGCGGGTGGTGATGGAGGCCTCATCGCATGCGCTCGACCAGGGTCGGCTCGAGGGTTTGTGCTTCGCGAGCGTGATCTTCACCAACCTGGGCCACGATCACCTGGATTACCATGCCGATCGCGCAGCTTACGCGGCGGCCAAGGCCCGACTGTTCCGGGATTTTGACAGTGGCCGGCAGATCGTCAACCTCGATGATGAATTCGGTGCCGAACTGGCTGGAGAACTGGCCGGAAGAGAGCATCTGATCAGCTATTCCCTGACATCCGGTTCCGGGTCCGATGTCTCGGCCCGAGTCATTGCGGCCGATCGTGATGGGTTGGCGCTCGCCTTCCAACTGGGCGAGTGCCGCTTCGAGGCGCGCTCGCGCCTGATCGGTCGGGTCAATGCCTGGAATCTGCTGATCGTGGCCGCGGAACTCCAGGCTCGCGGACTAGACGGTGACGAGATCGCCCGCCGACTGTCGGCGCTCGAGCCTGTGCCCGGCCGGATGGAGCCGGTGCGCTCGCCCGGCGGTCCGCTGGCCATCGTCGATTACGCCCATACCCCCGATGCCCTCGAGAATGCGTTGATCAGCGCTCGTGAACTGACCGACGAGGCCTTGTGGTGCGTGTTCGGATGCGGTGGCGATCGTGATCGGGAAAAGCGCCCGCGCATGGGCCGCGTGGCCGAGCGCCTGGCCGACCATATCGTGCTGACCGACGATAATCCGCGCCATGAAGACGGTCTGGCCATCATTCGTGCCATCCAGGCCGGCATGGAAAAGCCGCAGCGCTCGATCGTCTTCCGTGACCGCGCCCGCGCCATCGCCCACGCCCTGGATCATGCCGGTGATGGCGACGTCGTGCTGGTCGCCGGCAAGGGGCATGAAACCGAGCAGGTGATCGGCGATCGTCGTTTGCCCTTCGATGACCGTCAGTGCGTGCGCGAGAAACTCGAGGTGGCAGCATGA
- the murF gene encoding UDP-N-acetylmuramoyl-tripeptide--D-alanyl-D-alanine ligase produces the protein MMRFSLSELASIAGGEVVGADVTVHGMIHDARRIETDNLFCALPGSRHDGHEFLAQARAGGAAAALVTRRVDDELPQVVVENVLEAMGRIARAWRERLDPVVVGITGSNGKTTVKEMVAAILSRQGETLATRGNYNNEIGVPLTLSALNETHRFAVIEMGANGPGDIAYLAGLARPCIGIVTNAAPAHLEGFGSVEGVARTKGEMFSALPEDGVAVINADDAHAELWRRLAGDRQIITFGLESEAQVRGEADNGRARVVTPTGNFTFSPQLPGRHNLYNALAASAAAIALAVPPDVIAEALSAVRGVKGRLQVRHHPDGWRLVDDTYNANPASLYAGLQVLAEMGGEHWLVLGDMGELGPDATRLHAEMGQAARDLGVTRLYSIGDLARASADAFGPPLRHFKTREALADVLAADLHDGVTCLVKASRSMGLERVVEHLLGEATPC, from the coding sequence ATGATGCGCTTCAGCCTTTCCGAACTGGCAAGCATTGCCGGCGGAGAAGTCGTCGGAGCGGACGTCACCGTGCACGGCATGATTCACGATGCACGCCGGATCGAGACGGACAACCTGTTCTGCGCGCTGCCGGGCAGTCGACATGATGGCCACGAGTTCCTCGCGCAGGCGCGCGCCGGCGGTGCCGCTGCGGCGTTGGTGACCCGCCGCGTCGACGACGAGTTGCCGCAAGTGGTGGTCGAGAATGTGCTGGAGGCCATGGGCCGGATTGCCCGGGCCTGGCGTGAGCGGCTCGATCCTGTGGTGGTCGGCATTACCGGCAGCAACGGCAAGACCACGGTCAAGGAAATGGTGGCAGCCATCCTGTCGCGGCAGGGAGAGACGCTGGCCACTCGCGGCAACTACAACAATGAGATCGGCGTGCCCCTGACCCTTTCGGCGCTGAACGAAACGCACCGTTTCGCGGTGATCGAAATGGGTGCCAACGGGCCTGGTGACATCGCCTACCTGGCCGGTCTGGCGCGGCCGTGCATCGGCATAGTGACCAACGCAGCGCCGGCCCACCTCGAGGGCTTCGGCAGTGTCGAGGGTGTCGCCCGGACCAAGGGTGAAATGTTCTCGGCGCTTCCCGAAGACGGCGTGGCGGTCATCAACGCCGACGACGCCCACGCCGAACTCTGGCGCCGGCTTGCCGGCGACCGGCAGATCATCACCTTCGGCCTGGAGTCCGAAGCGCAGGTGCGCGGTGAAGCCGACAACGGCCGGGCGCGGGTGGTCACGCCGACAGGTAATTTCACCTTCAGTCCGCAATTGCCCGGCCGACACAATCTTTACAACGCCCTGGCCGCGAGCGCGGCCGCCATTGCCCTGGCGGTGCCGCCGGACGTGATTGCCGAGGCCCTGTCGGCCGTTCGCGGCGTCAAGGGTCGGCTGCAAGTGCGTCATCATCCGGATGGCTGGCGCCTGGTCGACGATACCTACAACGCCAATCCGGCCTCGCTTTATGCCGGGCTGCAGGTGCTGGCCGAAATGGGCGGCGAGCACTGGCTGGTGCTGGGCGACATGGGCGAGCTCGGTCCGGACGCAACGCGCCTGCACGCCGAGATGGGCCAGGCTGCGCGCGACCTGGGCGTGACGCGCCTGTACAGCATCGGTGATCTGGCTCGCGCCAGTGCCGACGCCTTTGGTCCGCCGCTGCGCCATTTCAAAACCCGCGAGGCCCTGGCCGATGTCCTGGCCGCCGATCTGCATGACGGCGTCACCTGCCTGGTCAAGGCCTCCCGATCGATGGGGCTGGAGCGCGTGGTCGAGCATCTGCTCGGGGAGGCAACACCATGTTGA
- the mraY gene encoding phospho-N-acetylmuramoyl-pentapeptide-transferase, whose product MLTWLFDDVLMADVALFGFITFRTVMAALTAMIVSLFVGPLFIRHMTERQIGQPIRELGPESHLSKAGTPTMGGTLILISLVISTLLWTDLANRYVWTVLFVTASFGAIGFVDDWRKLKYKNSEGLSARWKYTLQSLAALMVAAFLFWSADVPANTQLFVPFFKDVALPLGLGFLVLTYFVIVGSSNAVNLTDGLDGLAIMPAVFVAAGLGIFAYATGHTVFADYLALPYIPGVGELAIFCAALAGAGLGFLWFNTYPAQVFMGDVGALAVGASLGLVAVAVRQEIVFFVMAGIFVIETLSVILQVVSYKLTGRRIFRMAPIHHHFELKGWPEPKVIVRFWIISVMLVLAGLATMKIR is encoded by the coding sequence ATGTTGACCTGGCTGTTCGACGACGTGCTGATGGCCGATGTTGCGCTGTTTGGTTTCATCACGTTTCGAACCGTGATGGCGGCACTGACTGCCATGATCGTTTCACTCTTCGTCGGTCCGCTGTTCATTCGGCACATGACCGAGCGGCAGATCGGCCAGCCCATCCGCGAACTGGGTCCGGAATCGCACCTGAGCAAGGCCGGCACGCCGACCATGGGCGGCACCCTGATCCTGATTTCTCTCGTCATCTCGACCCTGCTGTGGACCGACCTGGCCAATCGCTATGTCTGGACCGTACTGTTCGTGACCGCGAGCTTCGGCGCGATCGGCTTCGTCGATGACTGGCGCAAGCTCAAGTACAAGAACAGCGAGGGGCTCTCGGCGCGCTGGAAGTACACCCTGCAGTCCCTGGCAGCACTCATGGTTGCCGCTTTCCTCTTCTGGAGCGCTGACGTCCCGGCCAATACCCAGTTGTTCGTCCCCTTCTTCAAGGATGTGGCCCTGCCGCTGGGCCTGGGCTTCCTGGTGCTGACCTACTTCGTGATCGTCGGTTCGTCGAATGCCGTCAATCTCACCGACGGGCTCGACGGCCTGGCCATCATGCCGGCCGTGTTCGTCGCCGCCGGGCTCGGTATCTTCGCCTATGCCACGGGCCATACGGTGTTCGCCGACTATCTGGCCTTGCCCTACATCCCCGGTGTTGGCGAACTCGCCATATTCTGCGCCGCGCTGGCTGGTGCCGGGCTGGGCTTCCTGTGGTTCAACACCTATCCGGCGCAGGTATTCATGGGCGATGTCGGTGCCCTGGCCGTGGGTGCCTCGCTCGGACTGGTGGCGGTCGCGGTGCGGCAAGAAATCGTGTTCTTCGTGATGGCCGGCATTTTCGTGATCGAAACCCTGTCGGTCATTCTTCAGGTCGTTTCCTACAAGCTGACCGGACGGCGCATCTTCCGCATGGCGCCGATCCACCATCACTTCGAACTCAAGGGCTGGCCCGAGCCGAAGGTGATCGTCCGCTTCTGGATCATCTCCGTCATGCTGGTGCTTGCCGGCCTCGCCACGATGAAGATCCGGTGA
- the ftsW gene encoding putative lipid II flippase FtsW: protein MAQVRQAYRSKDAPQTAGLDPVIVLSTIGLLVVGVVMVASTSIAVAEGYAVSVWHFLVRHLIYIGLGVAVALVLRIIGTRQMQALAPLAFPAAVLVLLLPFVPGLGHEVNGSTRWIDLGVARFQVVEAAKLLVILFVAAYLAKRPQLGLSRFVETLKPLLAVGLLALILLKQPDMGSAVVLTAIVGGMIWLAGAAWKHLFVLGLGSVPLLTFAALEPYRLQRVMTFVDPWSDPFNSGFQLTQALIAVGRGQIDGVGLGASVQKLYYLPEAHTDFIFAVLAEEFGLIGILFVLALFSLLVGRILLVGIQAHRQQHPFSAYLVWGIGLWIGLQALVSMGVNLGLLPTKGLTLPLISAGGSSLIMTLVAIGVVLRVQWELALEARQTPRRRRSWQV, encoded by the coding sequence ATGGCACAGGTACGACAAGCCTATCGCAGCAAGGACGCCCCCCAGACCGCCGGTCTGGATCCGGTGATCGTGCTCTCGACCATCGGCCTGCTGGTGGTCGGCGTGGTGATGGTGGCCTCGACCTCGATTGCGGTGGCCGAGGGTTATGCCGTGTCGGTCTGGCATTTCCTGGTTCGCCATCTGATCTACATCGGTTTGGGCGTCGCCGTGGCCCTTGTGTTGCGCATTATCGGCACCCGCCAAATGCAGGCACTGGCCCCGCTGGCGTTCCCGGCGGCCGTGCTCGTACTGCTGCTGCCGTTCGTGCCGGGCCTGGGCCATGAAGTCAACGGCTCGACGCGCTGGATCGACCTGGGTGTGGCGCGATTCCAGGTGGTCGAGGCGGCCAAGCTGCTGGTGATCCTGTTCGTCGCCGCCTACCTCGCCAAGCGGCCGCAACTGGGCTTGTCGCGTTTCGTCGAAACCCTCAAGCCGCTGCTGGCCGTCGGGCTGCTCGCGCTGATCCTGCTCAAACAGCCGGACATGGGTTCGGCAGTCGTGCTCACAGCCATTGTCGGCGGCATGATCTGGTTGGCCGGGGCGGCCTGGAAGCACCTGTTCGTACTCGGCCTGGGCAGTGTGCCGCTGTTGACCTTTGCCGCCCTGGAGCCCTACCGCCTGCAGCGCGTGATGACCTTCGTCGATCCCTGGTCGGACCCCTTCAACAGCGGTTTCCAGCTTACGCAGGCGCTGATTGCCGTCGGCCGCGGTCAGATCGATGGCGTCGGTCTGGGGGCGAGCGTGCAGAAGCTCTACTACCTGCCCGAGGCGCACACCGATTTCATATTCGCCGTGCTGGCCGAGGAATTCGGCCTGATCGGCATCCTGTTCGTGCTGGCCCTGTTCTCCCTGCTGGTGGGGCGGATCCTGCTGGTCGGTATCCAGGCGCATCGCCAGCAGCATCCGTTCTCGGCTTACCTGGTCTGGGGCATCGGCCTGTGGATTGGCCTGCAGGCACTGGTGAGCATGGGCGTGAACCTGGGCTTGTTGCCGACCAAGGGACTGACCCTGCCGCTGATCTCGGCCGGTGGCAGCAGTCTGATCATGACCCTGGTGGCCATCGGCGTGGTTCTGCGCGTGCAATGGGAACTGGCGCTCGAGGCACGCCAGACGCCGCGGCGTCGAAGGAGTTGGCAGGTATGA
- the murG gene encoding undecaprenyldiphospho-muramoylpentapeptide beta-N-acetylglucosaminyltransferase, whose translation MSASRIMIMAAGTGGHIFPGLAVAGALRGRQAEVSWLGTPQGLENRLVPAAGLELQHIAITGLRGRGALGWLAAPWRVFKATRAAMHILRGHRPACVLSMGGYVAGPGALAAKLLGIPVLIHEQNAVAGLTNRLLSPLARRVLTGFPDVLRGGEHVGNPVREDIAALPEPDARFADRQGPLRVLVVGGSLGARVFAEVIPAALARLPESRRPRVLHQAGRQLEVTRAAYAQAGIEAEVVEFIDDMASAWAEADVAICRAGALTVAELAAAGVAAVLVPFPHAVDDHQYSNAQFLAGADAAWRVREKDFTAGWLAERLGAMSRSQLLAMARNARALARTDAAEVVAEACLEAAA comes from the coding sequence ATGAGTGCCAGCCGCATCATGATCATGGCAGCCGGCACGGGTGGCCACATCTTCCCCGGCCTGGCCGTGGCCGGCGCGTTGCGCGGCCGCCAGGCCGAGGTGAGCTGGCTTGGCACGCCGCAGGGTCTGGAAAACCGTCTGGTGCCCGCGGCCGGCCTCGAACTGCAGCACATCGCCATTACCGGCCTGCGCGGCCGCGGCGCACTGGGCTGGCTGGCTGCGCCCTGGCGGGTCTTCAAGGCCACGCGCGCGGCCATGCACATTCTCCGGGGTCACCGCCCGGCCTGCGTACTCAGTATGGGCGGCTACGTCGCCGGTCCCGGCGCCCTGGCCGCGAAGCTGTTGGGAATCCCGGTGCTCATTCACGAGCAGAATGCGGTTGCCGGACTCACCAACCGCCTGCTCTCGCCGCTGGCGAGACGGGTCTTGACCGGTTTTCCCGATGTGCTTCGCGGCGGCGAACACGTCGGCAATCCGGTGCGTGAGGATATCGCGGCCCTGCCCGAGCCGGACGCGCGTTTTGCCGATCGCCAGGGGCCTCTGCGGGTCCTGGTCGTGGGCGGCAGCCTGGGCGCACGCGTCTTTGCCGAAGTCATTCCGGCCGCCCTGGCGCGACTGCCGGAATCGCGCCGGCCGCGCGTGCTGCACCAGGCCGGCCGTCAGCTCGAGGTCACCCGGGCGGCCTATGCACAAGCCGGTATCGAGGCCGAGGTGGTCGAGTTCATCGACGACATGGCTTCAGCCTGGGCCGAAGCCGACGTCGCCATCTGCCGTGCCGGCGCCCTGACCGTGGCCGAGCTGGCAGCCGCCGGAGTGGCGGCCGTGCTGGTGCCTTTTCCACATGCGGTCGACGATCACCAGTACAGCAATGCGCAATTCCTGGCCGGTGCCGACGCTGCCTGGCGGGTGCGCGAGAAAGACTTCACGGCCGGCTGGCTGGCCGAACGGCTGGGTGCGATGAGCCGTTCGCAACTGCTGGCCATGGCACGCAATGCCAGAGCCCTGGCACGGACCGACGCAGCCGAAGTCGTCGCCGAGGCTTGTCTGGAGGCGGCGGCATGA